The following are encoded in a window of Panicum virgatum strain AP13 chromosome 5N, P.virgatum_v5, whole genome shotgun sequence genomic DNA:
- the LOC120675301 gene encoding PH, RCC1 and FYVE domains-containing protein 1-like isoform X4: MTPDENALITLKKGSKLIKYSRKGKPKIRTFRLSSDETALIWYSHKREKFLRLSSVSKVIPGQRTAVFRRFLRPEKDYLSFSLIYKNGQRSLDLVCKDQAEVEVWFSALEGLISSCRKSSVDEHKDRVSFSDEVSYYQDSQSYDSTVDIASSISRSFHTAGYCKTDSFSLRRSDAGSDRANMIRTSGADSTRLSISSAPSSSSQGSGTDDIESLGDVYVWGEVWTDVAPSDGSTSSSCSKVDVLIPKSLESDVVLDVNQIVCGSRHVALTTRQGEVFTWGEEVGGRLGHGTDADISRPKLVESISVTIVDFISCGEFHTCAISASGDLFNWGDGSYHAGLLGYDTGVSHWLPKRVSGPLEGLQVLSVACGSWHSALITSSGKLHTFGDGTFGVLGHGNRESVAYPKEVEALNGFRMVKVACGVWHSAAIVEATVQTGMNVVSKKLYTWGDGDKNRLGHGDKEARLIPTCVQALLEHNFHQLACGQNMTVALATSGHVHTMGSADNGQLGNPKSDGKQPCLVKDKLGNELVEEISCGTSHVAVLTSRSEVYTWGMGANGRLGHGDVNDKKTPTIVEALKDRHVKSISCGSNFTTCICIHKWVSGADQSVCTGCRQAFGFTRKRHNCYNCGLVHCHACSSRKVLKAALAPTPGKPHRVCDSCFLKLKNADTNSNNVSKRNTPTRRSIDSREKPEIRPSKLVPTPSAEPVKYMEVKSAKSDAKAAESILKASQASAILQLGFAAQFGALQPMGMSPALAISPAMPAFSLAPPSPYTKKTKSPPAAAIPQSSKVDFDHLQKSNELLNQELLKLQSQVDDLKQKCEGQHEQIQKSDKKAKSVASMAAEESTKRNAAVEFVKFLDNELKGLVDKLPSDAVDSIKALQVQTHSLLKEQSSHPSELMNTMERDHLHLSSGGSGRYDLASHKSGGVGYLTMSQDGRPSSGSAISITSESPSHRFMENSAKAHGDFAPKHGTHGEVQLIEQFEPGVYVTLIQLKDGTKVFKRVRFSKRRFVENQAEEWWRENQERVFKKYSHPTQSAHGNTTSSHEDEHHP, encoded by the exons ATGACACCAGATGAAAAT GCCCTTATTACTCTAAAGAAAGGTAGCAAGCTTATCAAGTATAGCCGGAAAGGGAAACCCAAGATCCGAACTTTCAGACTTTCTAGT GACGAAACAGCATTAATTTGGTATTCTCACAAAAGGGAGAAGTTTCTCCGACTCTCTTCTGTCTCTAAAGTTATTCCTGGACAGAGAACT GCTGTTTTTAGGAGGTTTTTACGCCCTGAGAAAGACTATCTGTCATTTTCCCTCATATACAAGAACGGGCAACGTTCCCTTGATCTG GTTTGCAAGGATCAAGCTGAAGTTGAAGTGTGGTTTTCAGCACTCGAGGGGTTAATAAGTTCATGCCGTAAAAGTTCTGTTGATGAGCACAAGGATAGAGTATCATTTTCCGAT gAAGTATCATATTATCAGGATAGTCAGTCATATGATTCAACAGTAGATATTGCTTCAAGTATTTCGCGTAGTTTTCACACTGCTGGTTACTGCAAAACTGATTCTTTTAGCTTAAGAAGATCAGATGCTGGATCTGATCGTGCAAATATGATAAGGACAAGTGGTGCAGACAGTACTCGACTTAGTATTTCCAGTGCCCCTAGTTCTTCCAGTCAGGGTTCTGGAACAGATGACATAGAGTCCCTTGGTGATGTTTATGTATGGGGTGAAGTATGGACTGATGTGGCCCCATCTGATGGAAGCACAAGCTCATCATGCTCAAAAGTAGATGTTTTGATTCCCAAATCTCTAGAATCAGATGTTGTCTTAGATGTTAATCAGATAGTATGTGGTTCAAGGCATGTTGCTCTTACTACCAGACAAGGGGAGGTGTTTACATGGGGTGAGGAAGTTGGTGGGCGCCTTGGTCATGGAACTGATGCAGATATAAGTCGTCCGAAGCTTGTTGAGTCAATATCTGTGACCATAGTTGATTTCATTTCATGTGGAGAGTTCCATACCTGTGCTATATCTGCTTCCGGTGATCTGTTTAATTGGGGAGATGGTTCATACCATGCTGGATTGCTTGGATATGACACTGGAGTTAGCCATTGGCTTCCAAAACGTGTCTCGGGGCCCTTAGAGGGGCTTCAAGTATTATCTGTTGCATGTGGCTCATGGCATTCAGCTCTGATCACGTCGAGTGGAAAACTTCACACATTTGGTGATGGAACATTTGGAGTTCTTGGGCATGGAAACCGTGAAAGTGTTGCATACCCAAAAGAAGTAGAAGCCTTGAATGGATTTAGAATGGTCAAAGTTGCATGTGGAGTTTGGCATTCTGCAGCAATTGTGGAGGCTACTGTTCAGACAGGCATGAATGTGGTGTCTAAGAAGCTGTATACCTGGGGTGATGGGGATAAGAATCGTCTTGGACATGGTGACAAAGAAGCTAGGCTGATTCCTACCTGTGTTCAAGCTCTTCTTGAGCACAATTTTCATCAGCTGGCCTGTGGACAAAACATGACTGTTGCCCTTGCTACATCTGGTCATGTGCATACCATGGGTAGTGCTGACAATGGTCAGCTCGGAaatccaaaatcagatggtaaACAGCCTTGTTTAGTCAAAGATAAACTAGGTAATGAGTTAGTTGAGGAGATCTCGTGTGGAACTTCCCATGTTGCAGTTCTAACGTCAAGAAGTGAGGTATACACATGGGGCATGGGGGCCAATGGAAGACTTGGTCATGGTGACGTCAATGACAAAAAGACACCAACCATTGTTGAAGCACTTAAAGATCGACAtgtcaaaagtatatcatgtggTTCAAACTTCACAACATGTATTTGCATACATAAGTGGGTGTCAGGTGCAGATCAGTCAGTTTGCACAGGTTGTAGGCAAGCATTTGGTTTCACAAGAAAGCGGCATAATTGCTACAACTGTGGCCTAGTACACTGTCATGCTTGTAGTTCAAGAAAAGTGCTCAAGGCTGCTCTGGCACCAACTCCTGGCAAGCCGCATCGTGTATGTGATTCATGTTTCCTCAAACTGAAGAATGCAGATACCAACAGCAACAATGTCAGCAAAAGAAATACTCCTACTCGTCGCTCTATTGATAGCAGAGAAAAGCCAGAAATAAGGCCTTCCAAGCTTGTACCAACACCGTCAGCGGAACCAGTCAAGTATATGGAGGTAAAATCAGCTAAGAGTGATGCGAAAGCTGCAGAGTCGATCTTGAAGGCATCTCAAGCTTCGGCTATACTACAGCTTGGCTTTGCTGCCCAATTTGGTGCGCTTCAACCGATGGGAATGTCACCAGCGCTAGCTATTTCACCTGCAATGCCAGCATTTTCTTTAGCACCTCCATCTCCATACacaaagaaaacaaaatcacctcctgctgctgctattCCGCAGAGCTCTAAAGTTGATTTTGATCACTTGCAGAAGTCAAATGAGTTGCTGAATCAAGAACTTCTGAAGTTGCAATCTCAG GTTGATGATTTGAAACAAAAGTGTGAAGGCCAACATGAGCAGATTCAGAAATCAGATAAAAAAGCTAAATCAGTTGCCTCTATGGCTGCTGAAGAATCCACCAAACGTAATGCTGCCGTGGAGTTTGTTAAATTTCTAGACAATGAG CTCAAGGGTCTTGTGGATAAACTGCCCAGTGATGCTGTTGACAGCATAAAAGCTTTGCAAGTTCAGACGCATTCACTCCTGAAGGAACAATCTAGCCATCCGTCAGAGCTCATGAATACAATGGAACGTGATCATCTTCACCTGTCTAGTGGCGGAAGCGGAAGATATGATTTGGCCAGTCATAAGTCAGGAGGTGTAGGTTACTTGACAATGTCCCAGGATGGCCGACCTTCTAGTGGCTCTGCCATTTCCATCACTAGTGAATCCCCATCCCATCGCTTCATGGAAAACAGTGCGAAGGCCCACGGTGATTTTGCCCCGAAGCATGGTACCCACGGAGAAGTGCAATTAATTGAGCAGTTTGAACCTGGCGTCTATGTGACACTTATCCAGCTGAAAGATGGCACCAAAGTATTCAAGCGGGTCCGATTCAG CAAGAGGAGATTCGTGGAGAATCAGGCTGAAGAGTGGTGGAGGGAAAACCAAGAGCGGGTCTTCAAGAAATACAGCCATCCAACTCAATCAGCTCATGGAAACACGACCTCGTCTCATGAGGATGAACATCATCCATGA
- the LOC120675301 gene encoding PH, RCC1 and FYVE domains-containing protein 1-like isoform X3, with product MCQTSVILHLCFIFLKALITLKKGSKLIKYSRKGKPKIRTFRLSSDETALIWYSHKREKFLRLSSVSKVIPGQRTAVFRRFLRPEKDYLSFSLIYKNGQRSLDLVCKDQAEVEVWFSALEGLISSCRKSSVDEHKDRVSFSDEVSYYQDSQSYDSTVDIASSISRSFHTAGYCKTDSFSLRRSDAGSDRANMIRTSGADSTRLSISSAPSSSSQGSGTDDIESLGDVYVWGEVWTDVAPSDGSTSSSCSKVDVLIPKSLESDVVLDVNQIVCGSRHVALTTRQGEVFTWGEEVGGRLGHGTDADISRPKLVESISVTIVDFISCGEFHTCAISASGDLFNWGDGSYHAGLLGYDTGVSHWLPKRVSGPLEGLQVLSVACGSWHSALITSSGKLHTFGDGTFGVLGHGNRESVAYPKEVEALNGFRMVKVACGVWHSAAIVEATVQTGMNVVSKKLYTWGDGDKNRLGHGDKEARLIPTCVQALLEHNFHQLACGQNMTVALATSGHVHTMGSADNGQLGNPKSDGKQPCLVKDKLGNELVEEISCGTSHVAVLTSRSEVYTWGMGANGRLGHGDVNDKKTPTIVEALKDRHVKSISCGSNFTTCICIHKWVSGADQSVCTGCRQAFGFTRKRHNCYNCGLVHCHACSSRKVLKAALAPTPGKPHRVCDSCFLKLKNADTNSNNVSKRNTPTRRSIDSREKPEIRPSKLVPTPSAEPVKYMEVKSAKSDAKAAESILKASQASAILQLGFAAQFGALQPMGMSPALAISPAMPAFSLAPPSPYTKKTKSPPAAAIPQSSKVDFDHLQKSNELLNQELLKLQSQVDDLKQKCEGQHEQIQKSDKKAKSVASMAAEESTKRNAAVEFVKFLDNELKGLVDKLPSDAVDSIKALQVQTHSLLKEQSSHPSELMNTMERDHLHLSSGGSGRYDLASHKSGGVGYLTMSQDGRPSSGSAISITSESPSHRFMENSAKAHGDFAPKHGTHGEVQLIEQFEPGVYVTLIQLKDGTKVFKRVRFSKRRFVENQAEEWWRENQERVFKKYSHPTQSAHGNTTSSHEDEHHP from the exons ATGTGTCAAACTTCTGTGATACTACATTtatgtttcatttttctgaagGCCCTTATTACTCTAAAGAAAGGTAGCAAGCTTATCAAGTATAGCCGGAAAGGGAAACCCAAGATCCGAACTTTCAGACTTTCTAGT GACGAAACAGCATTAATTTGGTATTCTCACAAAAGGGAGAAGTTTCTCCGACTCTCTTCTGTCTCTAAAGTTATTCCTGGACAGAGAACT GCTGTTTTTAGGAGGTTTTTACGCCCTGAGAAAGACTATCTGTCATTTTCCCTCATATACAAGAACGGGCAACGTTCCCTTGATCTG GTTTGCAAGGATCAAGCTGAAGTTGAAGTGTGGTTTTCAGCACTCGAGGGGTTAATAAGTTCATGCCGTAAAAGTTCTGTTGATGAGCACAAGGATAGAGTATCATTTTCCGAT gAAGTATCATATTATCAGGATAGTCAGTCATATGATTCAACAGTAGATATTGCTTCAAGTATTTCGCGTAGTTTTCACACTGCTGGTTACTGCAAAACTGATTCTTTTAGCTTAAGAAGATCAGATGCTGGATCTGATCGTGCAAATATGATAAGGACAAGTGGTGCAGACAGTACTCGACTTAGTATTTCCAGTGCCCCTAGTTCTTCCAGTCAGGGTTCTGGAACAGATGACATAGAGTCCCTTGGTGATGTTTATGTATGGGGTGAAGTATGGACTGATGTGGCCCCATCTGATGGAAGCACAAGCTCATCATGCTCAAAAGTAGATGTTTTGATTCCCAAATCTCTAGAATCAGATGTTGTCTTAGATGTTAATCAGATAGTATGTGGTTCAAGGCATGTTGCTCTTACTACCAGACAAGGGGAGGTGTTTACATGGGGTGAGGAAGTTGGTGGGCGCCTTGGTCATGGAACTGATGCAGATATAAGTCGTCCGAAGCTTGTTGAGTCAATATCTGTGACCATAGTTGATTTCATTTCATGTGGAGAGTTCCATACCTGTGCTATATCTGCTTCCGGTGATCTGTTTAATTGGGGAGATGGTTCATACCATGCTGGATTGCTTGGATATGACACTGGAGTTAGCCATTGGCTTCCAAAACGTGTCTCGGGGCCCTTAGAGGGGCTTCAAGTATTATCTGTTGCATGTGGCTCATGGCATTCAGCTCTGATCACGTCGAGTGGAAAACTTCACACATTTGGTGATGGAACATTTGGAGTTCTTGGGCATGGAAACCGTGAAAGTGTTGCATACCCAAAAGAAGTAGAAGCCTTGAATGGATTTAGAATGGTCAAAGTTGCATGTGGAGTTTGGCATTCTGCAGCAATTGTGGAGGCTACTGTTCAGACAGGCATGAATGTGGTGTCTAAGAAGCTGTATACCTGGGGTGATGGGGATAAGAATCGTCTTGGACATGGTGACAAAGAAGCTAGGCTGATTCCTACCTGTGTTCAAGCTCTTCTTGAGCACAATTTTCATCAGCTGGCCTGTGGACAAAACATGACTGTTGCCCTTGCTACATCTGGTCATGTGCATACCATGGGTAGTGCTGACAATGGTCAGCTCGGAaatccaaaatcagatggtaaACAGCCTTGTTTAGTCAAAGATAAACTAGGTAATGAGTTAGTTGAGGAGATCTCGTGTGGAACTTCCCATGTTGCAGTTCTAACGTCAAGAAGTGAGGTATACACATGGGGCATGGGGGCCAATGGAAGACTTGGTCATGGTGACGTCAATGACAAAAAGACACCAACCATTGTTGAAGCACTTAAAGATCGACAtgtcaaaagtatatcatgtggTTCAAACTTCACAACATGTATTTGCATACATAAGTGGGTGTCAGGTGCAGATCAGTCAGTTTGCACAGGTTGTAGGCAAGCATTTGGTTTCACAAGAAAGCGGCATAATTGCTACAACTGTGGCCTAGTACACTGTCATGCTTGTAGTTCAAGAAAAGTGCTCAAGGCTGCTCTGGCACCAACTCCTGGCAAGCCGCATCGTGTATGTGATTCATGTTTCCTCAAACTGAAGAATGCAGATACCAACAGCAACAATGTCAGCAAAAGAAATACTCCTACTCGTCGCTCTATTGATAGCAGAGAAAAGCCAGAAATAAGGCCTTCCAAGCTTGTACCAACACCGTCAGCGGAACCAGTCAAGTATATGGAGGTAAAATCAGCTAAGAGTGATGCGAAAGCTGCAGAGTCGATCTTGAAGGCATCTCAAGCTTCGGCTATACTACAGCTTGGCTTTGCTGCCCAATTTGGTGCGCTTCAACCGATGGGAATGTCACCAGCGCTAGCTATTTCACCTGCAATGCCAGCATTTTCTTTAGCACCTCCATCTCCATACacaaagaaaacaaaatcacctcctgctgctgctattCCGCAGAGCTCTAAAGTTGATTTTGATCACTTGCAGAAGTCAAATGAGTTGCTGAATCAAGAACTTCTGAAGTTGCAATCTCAG GTTGATGATTTGAAACAAAAGTGTGAAGGCCAACATGAGCAGATTCAGAAATCAGATAAAAAAGCTAAATCAGTTGCCTCTATGGCTGCTGAAGAATCCACCAAACGTAATGCTGCCGTGGAGTTTGTTAAATTTCTAGACAATGAG CTCAAGGGTCTTGTGGATAAACTGCCCAGTGATGCTGTTGACAGCATAAAAGCTTTGCAAGTTCAGACGCATTCACTCCTGAAGGAACAATCTAGCCATCCGTCAGAGCTCATGAATACAATGGAACGTGATCATCTTCACCTGTCTAGTGGCGGAAGCGGAAGATATGATTTGGCCAGTCATAAGTCAGGAGGTGTAGGTTACTTGACAATGTCCCAGGATGGCCGACCTTCTAGTGGCTCTGCCATTTCCATCACTAGTGAATCCCCATCCCATCGCTTCATGGAAAACAGTGCGAAGGCCCACGGTGATTTTGCCCCGAAGCATGGTACCCACGGAGAAGTGCAATTAATTGAGCAGTTTGAACCTGGCGTCTATGTGACACTTATCCAGCTGAAAGATGGCACCAAAGTATTCAAGCGGGTCCGATTCAG CAAGAGGAGATTCGTGGAGAATCAGGCTGAAGAGTGGTGGAGGGAAAACCAAGAGCGGGTCTTCAAGAAATACAGCCATCCAACTCAATCAGCTCATGGAAACACGACCTCGTCTCATGAGGATGAACATCATCCATGA
- the LOC120675301 gene encoding PH, RCC1 and FYVE domains-containing protein 1-like isoform X2, with translation MTPDENALITLKKGSKLIKYSRKGKPKIRTFRLSSDETALIWYSHKREKFLRLSSVSKVIPGQRTVCLLLSELNVKILLASIYMASTTADMAVFRRFLRPEKDYLSFSLIYKNGQRSLDLVCKDQAEVEVWFSALEGLISSCRKSSVDEHKDRVSFSDEVSYYQDSQSYDSTVDIASSISRSFHTAGYCKTDSFSLRRSDAGSDRANMIRTSGADSTRLSISSAPSSSSQGSGTDDIESLGDVYVWGEVWTDVAPSDGSTSSSCSKVDVLIPKSLESDVVLDVNQIVCGSRHVALTTRQGEVFTWGEEVGGRLGHGTDADISRPKLVESISVTIVDFISCGEFHTCAISASGDLFNWGDGSYHAGLLGYDTGVSHWLPKRVSGPLEGLQVLSVACGSWHSALITSSGKLHTFGDGTFGVLGHGNRESVAYPKEVEALNGFRMVKVACGVWHSAAIVEATVQTGMNVVSKKLYTWGDGDKNRLGHGDKEARLIPTCVQALLEHNFHQLACGQNMTVALATSGHVHTMGSADNGQLGNPKSDGKQPCLVKDKLGNELVEEISCGTSHVAVLTSRSEVYTWGMGANGRLGHGDVNDKKTPTIVEALKDRHVKSISCGSNFTTCICIHKWVSGADQSVCTGCRQAFGFTRKRHNCYNCGLVHCHACSSRKVLKAALAPTPGKPHRVCDSCFLKLKNADTNSNNVSKRNTPTRRSIDSREKPEIRPSKLVPTPSAEPVKYMEVKSAKSDAKAAESILKASQASAILQLGFAAQFGALQPMGMSPALAISPAMPAFSLAPPSPYTKKTKSPPAAAIPQSSKVDFDHLQKSNELLNQELLKLQSQVDDLKQKCEGQHEQIQKSDKKAKSVASMAAEESTKRNAAVEFVKFLDNELKGLVDKLPSDAVDSIKALQVQTHSLLKEQSSHPSELMNTMERDHLHLSSGGSGRYDLASHKSGGVGYLTMSQDGRPSSGSAISITSESPSHRFMENSAKAHGDFAPKHGTHGEVQLIEQFEPGVYVTLIQLKDGTKVFKRVRFSKRRFVENQAEEWWRENQERVFKKYSHPTQSAHGNTTSSHEDEHHP, from the exons ATGACACCAGATGAAAAT GCCCTTATTACTCTAAAGAAAGGTAGCAAGCTTATCAAGTATAGCCGGAAAGGGAAACCCAAGATCCGAACTTTCAGACTTTCTAGT GACGAAACAGCATTAATTTGGTATTCTCACAAAAGGGAGAAGTTTCTCCGACTCTCTTCTGTCTCTAAAGTTATTCCTGGACAGAGAACTGTATGTTTACTATTATCTGAGTTAAATGTCAAGATTTTGCTTGCTAGCATATATATGGCCTCAACAACGGCAGATATG GCTGTTTTTAGGAGGTTTTTACGCCCTGAGAAAGACTATCTGTCATTTTCCCTCATATACAAGAACGGGCAACGTTCCCTTGATCTG GTTTGCAAGGATCAAGCTGAAGTTGAAGTGTGGTTTTCAGCACTCGAGGGGTTAATAAGTTCATGCCGTAAAAGTTCTGTTGATGAGCACAAGGATAGAGTATCATTTTCCGAT gAAGTATCATATTATCAGGATAGTCAGTCATATGATTCAACAGTAGATATTGCTTCAAGTATTTCGCGTAGTTTTCACACTGCTGGTTACTGCAAAACTGATTCTTTTAGCTTAAGAAGATCAGATGCTGGATCTGATCGTGCAAATATGATAAGGACAAGTGGTGCAGACAGTACTCGACTTAGTATTTCCAGTGCCCCTAGTTCTTCCAGTCAGGGTTCTGGAACAGATGACATAGAGTCCCTTGGTGATGTTTATGTATGGGGTGAAGTATGGACTGATGTGGCCCCATCTGATGGAAGCACAAGCTCATCATGCTCAAAAGTAGATGTTTTGATTCCCAAATCTCTAGAATCAGATGTTGTCTTAGATGTTAATCAGATAGTATGTGGTTCAAGGCATGTTGCTCTTACTACCAGACAAGGGGAGGTGTTTACATGGGGTGAGGAAGTTGGTGGGCGCCTTGGTCATGGAACTGATGCAGATATAAGTCGTCCGAAGCTTGTTGAGTCAATATCTGTGACCATAGTTGATTTCATTTCATGTGGAGAGTTCCATACCTGTGCTATATCTGCTTCCGGTGATCTGTTTAATTGGGGAGATGGTTCATACCATGCTGGATTGCTTGGATATGACACTGGAGTTAGCCATTGGCTTCCAAAACGTGTCTCGGGGCCCTTAGAGGGGCTTCAAGTATTATCTGTTGCATGTGGCTCATGGCATTCAGCTCTGATCACGTCGAGTGGAAAACTTCACACATTTGGTGATGGAACATTTGGAGTTCTTGGGCATGGAAACCGTGAAAGTGTTGCATACCCAAAAGAAGTAGAAGCCTTGAATGGATTTAGAATGGTCAAAGTTGCATGTGGAGTTTGGCATTCTGCAGCAATTGTGGAGGCTACTGTTCAGACAGGCATGAATGTGGTGTCTAAGAAGCTGTATACCTGGGGTGATGGGGATAAGAATCGTCTTGGACATGGTGACAAAGAAGCTAGGCTGATTCCTACCTGTGTTCAAGCTCTTCTTGAGCACAATTTTCATCAGCTGGCCTGTGGACAAAACATGACTGTTGCCCTTGCTACATCTGGTCATGTGCATACCATGGGTAGTGCTGACAATGGTCAGCTCGGAaatccaaaatcagatggtaaACAGCCTTGTTTAGTCAAAGATAAACTAGGTAATGAGTTAGTTGAGGAGATCTCGTGTGGAACTTCCCATGTTGCAGTTCTAACGTCAAGAAGTGAGGTATACACATGGGGCATGGGGGCCAATGGAAGACTTGGTCATGGTGACGTCAATGACAAAAAGACACCAACCATTGTTGAAGCACTTAAAGATCGACAtgtcaaaagtatatcatgtggTTCAAACTTCACAACATGTATTTGCATACATAAGTGGGTGTCAGGTGCAGATCAGTCAGTTTGCACAGGTTGTAGGCAAGCATTTGGTTTCACAAGAAAGCGGCATAATTGCTACAACTGTGGCCTAGTACACTGTCATGCTTGTAGTTCAAGAAAAGTGCTCAAGGCTGCTCTGGCACCAACTCCTGGCAAGCCGCATCGTGTATGTGATTCATGTTTCCTCAAACTGAAGAATGCAGATACCAACAGCAACAATGTCAGCAAAAGAAATACTCCTACTCGTCGCTCTATTGATAGCAGAGAAAAGCCAGAAATAAGGCCTTCCAAGCTTGTACCAACACCGTCAGCGGAACCAGTCAAGTATATGGAGGTAAAATCAGCTAAGAGTGATGCGAAAGCTGCAGAGTCGATCTTGAAGGCATCTCAAGCTTCGGCTATACTACAGCTTGGCTTTGCTGCCCAATTTGGTGCGCTTCAACCGATGGGAATGTCACCAGCGCTAGCTATTTCACCTGCAATGCCAGCATTTTCTTTAGCACCTCCATCTCCATACacaaagaaaacaaaatcacctcctgctgctgctattCCGCAGAGCTCTAAAGTTGATTTTGATCACTTGCAGAAGTCAAATGAGTTGCTGAATCAAGAACTTCTGAAGTTGCAATCTCAG GTTGATGATTTGAAACAAAAGTGTGAAGGCCAACATGAGCAGATTCAGAAATCAGATAAAAAAGCTAAATCAGTTGCCTCTATGGCTGCTGAAGAATCCACCAAACGTAATGCTGCCGTGGAGTTTGTTAAATTTCTAGACAATGAG CTCAAGGGTCTTGTGGATAAACTGCCCAGTGATGCTGTTGACAGCATAAAAGCTTTGCAAGTTCAGACGCATTCACTCCTGAAGGAACAATCTAGCCATCCGTCAGAGCTCATGAATACAATGGAACGTGATCATCTTCACCTGTCTAGTGGCGGAAGCGGAAGATATGATTTGGCCAGTCATAAGTCAGGAGGTGTAGGTTACTTGACAATGTCCCAGGATGGCCGACCTTCTAGTGGCTCTGCCATTTCCATCACTAGTGAATCCCCATCCCATCGCTTCATGGAAAACAGTGCGAAGGCCCACGGTGATTTTGCCCCGAAGCATGGTACCCACGGAGAAGTGCAATTAATTGAGCAGTTTGAACCTGGCGTCTATGTGACACTTATCCAGCTGAAAGATGGCACCAAAGTATTCAAGCGGGTCCGATTCAG CAAGAGGAGATTCGTGGAGAATCAGGCTGAAGAGTGGTGGAGGGAAAACCAAGAGCGGGTCTTCAAGAAATACAGCCATCCAACTCAATCAGCTCATGGAAACACGACCTCGTCTCATGAGGATGAACATCATCCATGA